ACGGTTCCGATATGAGTGAAATTCTCAAGGAGGCACATGTTCTTTTTGAAGATGGAACCCTGGCTTGGCTTTCGAAAGAAGAAATGGAGTTTTCTTATCGAACTTCTCTGCTTCAGAAGAAAAGACCTGGTATCGTACTGGAAGCAATTTTTCAATTGACAGAGGGTGATAAAACCGAAATCGTTGAAAGAATGCAGAATAACAAGAATTATCGTAAAGATACCCAGCCGTATAATCTTCCATGTGCCGGGAGCATATTTAGGAATCCACTTCCACACCATGCTGGTAAATTGGTCGAGAATGCAGGCCTGAAGGGACATTCTATTGGCGGAGCTCAGATTTCACCGATGCACGGGAACTTTATCGTTAACACAGGTAATGGAAGTGCAGCGGATGTTCAAGCGTTGATACAGCATGTGAAGGATACTGTGTATGATAAATTTGAAGTTGAAATGGAAACAGAAGTGGAAATTATCGGCCGAAAATAATAGGATTCATAATATCCAAATATTGTGATATAATGTGTTACCTTTTAAAGTTTGTTAATAACCAAATATAGAGTTTGTCTTGATTTCGCACTGTCAAGAACCATCCATTTTTTCAGGAAGAGGTGAAGGGGATGGAAAAGGGGAAAATCGTTTCCATTGAGGACCGCATCCCGAAATTAAAACAATTAAGAAAAAGCAAAGCAAACAGGCGGCTTGTTCTTTTGCTTTCCCTTTTCTTCATTCTGGTTGCTTGTGTGCTATATTTCTTATCTCCGTTAAGCTATGTGAAATCCGTGCAGGTAGAGGGGAATCGTTATATTACTTCCAAACAGATCATTAAATTGAGTAAGGTGAAGAAGGATCGAAGCATCTGGAAGGTTGATACAGGGGAAGCTGCAGCCAATATCAAAAAAAATCAAGAAATAAAAAGCGTTAAGGTGACACCGATATTTCCTAATTCCATTAAAATTACGGTTTCGGAACATAATAGGATGGCATATCTGTCCAATAATGGGAAGTTTGCACCCATTTTGGAAAACGGGTCCGTTTTAGAGGAGTTGGCAACAGGAGAAATTCCAGTATTTGCCCCTGTTTTAATTGGTTTCAAAGAGGGTAAAGCATTAAAGTTGCTTTTAGAAGAGCTGGACAAGCTTCCAATCGAGATTCAGAATGCCATTTCAGAAATTCATTACGCTCCAACCAAAACTGATGTCTACCATATCGTCATGTATATGAACGATGGGTTTGAAGTAAGTGCGACAAGCCGGACTTTATACGAGAAAATGATTCACTATCCATCAATTGTCAGCCAGTTGGATCCAAATGTAAAGGGAGTCATCGATCTGGAAGTGGGTTCTTATTTTAAGGCATATGAAGACGCTGATCAAAAGGAAGACACTAATGAGGAAAATTAATGGCAAGCGGGTGGTTTTACCCCTGGTTTGCGTGGTGCTCGGATTCATGATAGCCTTCTCTTACAATCTGACCAAAGAAGGTGAAGGTGCAGGGAAGGACAAAGCCTGGGATCAGGAATATGAGCTGAGGCAGAAGCTGATCGAACAGGAGAAGCAGAACCGGGAACTTCAGAAGGAACTCCTTCAGAAGCAAGAAAATGTATCCCAAATAGAAAAAGACTTAGCGCAGGAAAAGCAGCTTTTTTTCAATTTGGCAAAGGATACGGAAAAATACCGTATGTTTCTCGGGAAAGTGAAAGTGAAAGGCTCAGGCCTGCAGGTGACGCTTGAAGATGGTACGGATATGGATTCAGAAGCCAATGTTAATAATTACCTCGTCCATGAACAGCATGTCTTCAAGGTCGTCAATGAACTATACATATCAGGTGCAGAGGCTGTTGCGATTAACGGTCAAAGGTTAAATCATGATTCATACATAATCTGTAATGGGCCTGTGATTACAATCGATGGCCATCAGCATCCTGCTCCCTTCATCATATCTGCGATTGGGGACCCGGATGTCCTGGGTGCTTCACTGGACTTACCCGGTGGCATCAAGGAACAGCTGGTTAATGAGAATATTATCTTTACAGTGGAAAAACAAAAGAATATCATTTTTGATCCAATTATTGGAGGGTGATCAGACCGCCGGATTCGATGAAAGAATGGTGAGAAACTGGAAATGAAAAAAAAGCTTTCTTTTAGTTTGGTTACGTTGATTGCTGGCTTCATGCTCGCTATTCAATTCAATTTGGTGAATCAGCCTGTCGTTTCCGATACAAGGGATATGTGGGAGCTGAAAAATGATTTATTGAAAGAACAGCAGACCCAGGCGGATCTAATAGAGGGTATAGGGAAGCTTGAGGGAAAAATAGCATCCTATGAAACAAAGAAAAATGAGAGTAAAGAAGAAGTATTGCGTGACACCCTGACCGAATTAAAGACAGATGCAGGTTTGACCGAAATTAAAGGTAATGGGGTCATCGTATCTATACAGCCTATCAAAGCAGATCTCCTTCTTGGTGAGAGGGTCGAGTATATTTCACCTGTTTTGATCATTCGGCTCATTAATGAAATGTATAGGTATGGCGCTGACGAAATTTCCATTTCAGGACAAAGGTATATATCAACATCGGTTATTCGTGATATTAATGGGCAGCCGAAAATGGACGGGTATCCTCTTGTTCATTACCCGGTCGAAATACAGGCAATAACCGTTAATCCAAAGAAACTGAAGCAACGCATTGAAGGTTCCGAACTTATGGATGATTTCTTTATAGATAATTTTGAAGTGCAGATCAATGTGCCTTCCGGTGAGTTGACATTGCCGGCTTACCAAAATGCTATTAATGTGGAACATATGGAACCCATTATGGATGGGGGTGAATCGTAATGTGGCTTCCAGTTTTTGGACTATTGATTGGGATCACTCTTGGTTTTTTGGTGGATTTTGATATTCCACATGAATATTCAAATTATCTTTCCATTGCTGTGCTTGCTGCTTTTGATACCTTATTTGGGGGCATACGGGCCCATTTGCAAAATCTTTATGATGAAGTTGTATTTGTAACAGGATTCTTCTTTAATATTGTTTTAGCCGCAGGTTTGGCTTTTCTAGGTGTACATCTTGGTGTAGACTTATATTTAGCCGCAATCTTTGTGTTCGGTGTAAGGCTCTTTCAAAATATCGCCCTGATTAGAAGGATCCTAATTGAAAAATGGTCCATTTCCCGGAAAAAGCAGAAAAAAAATCTATAATTTTAAAGGGAATTAAGTTATAAATGACGAATAGTTTATGGCAGTATCTAGTTTATTAAGTGTATCAGTCTCGTTGAGAAGCGAACAATAAGCACCATAAGGTGGGAAATCTACGAGTTTTGTTCGGGAAATACTAAATGAACCGCATTTCTATGAAATTCGCGAGTTGTTGTAATCAGTTCTGTTATTCTATAATGTATAAGTCTTCGATATAAAAATGTTATTCTACTAATACATGTATAAAACTGAAGGAGGTGCCATGGAATGAACAGCAACGAAATATACGTAAGTCTTGACATCGGTACATCCAGTGTAAAAGTTATCATTGGGGAAATGGTCAATGACACATTAAATATAATCGGCGTAGGAAATGTTAAATCAGAAGGGCTCAAAAAGGGTTCGATCGTCGGTATAGATGAAACCGTCCAATCCATTCAAAAGGCTATAGAGCAAGCAGAACGGATGATAGGGATGGAGATAAAGAATGTAATCGTCGGCATAAGCGGAAATCACGTGACGCTTCAGCCATGCCATGGGGTAGTAGCGGTATCCAGTGACAATAAAGAAATTACCGAGCATGACGTTTTCCGTGTTAGGGAAGCAGCGGAGTTAATAACGATACCATCCGACAGGGAAATCATCGACGTGGTGCCGATTCACTACAAAGTTGATGAACTTGATGAAATCAGTGATCCAAGGGGCATGATAGGTGTCCGGTTGGAAATGAGAGGGATTTTAATCACAGGTCTTCGGACAATTTTACATAACACACTGCGCTGTGTGGAAAGGGCAGGGTTGGAAATAACCGATATCGCGCTTCAGCCGTTAGCCGCAGGTTCCCTTGTTTTATCCAAGGATGAAAAAGAACTTGGTGTGGCACTTGTCGATATTGGCGGTGGTTCCACGACTCTGGCAATTTTCGAACAAGGCTATTTACAATATACGTCTGTGATACCTATAGGCGGGGAAACACTTACGAAGGACCTTTCCATCGTTCTAAGGACAACGATGGAGGAAGCTGAGAAAATAAAAGTAAAGCATGGACATGCCTTTTATGATGACGCGTCTGAAGATGAAGTATTCCAAATACCGATCATCGGCAGCGATCAGCAACAGACCTGCAACCAGTTAATGCTTTCGGATATCATTGAAGCGCGGGTGACCGAAATATTCGAGTTGATTCAAGATGATTTGAAGAGACTTGGCTTCCAGGATATACCGGGTGGTTTCGTGTTGACCGGGGGCGTCGTCAAGATGCCGGGAGTCCTGGAGCTAGCTCAATATGTGTTCCAAAACCGAGTAAGGACAGCTGAACCGAATTACATCGGTGTCAGGGAGCCCCAATACACGACAGCTGTTGGTTTGATTAAACACGCATGCAAGAAAGAGAGAATGCAAAAAAACACCGCTAATAAAACTCCTGTAGCAGCTGGACAAGCTCAAGAAGATAACGACCAGCGCAGCCAGAAGGTTTCTCAGAAAAACAAAGAGAACACGGCTAAAAAACAAGGTGAAAAAGGTGAATCTAAATTCAAAAAAATCCTGGGTTACTTTTTTGAATAACAATCATTAAGAATCGGGAATTTCGTCAAAATAGGAGGATTGTCATGTTGGAGTTTGATTCTAATCTAGAACAATTAGCAACGATAAAAGTAATAGGTGTTGGCGGCGGCGGAAACAATGCGGTAAACAGAATGATCGAGCATGGTGTACAGGGTGTTGAGTTTATTTCTGTCAATACTGACGCACAGGCTCTTAATCTATCAAAAGCAGAAATCAAAATGCAAATCGGTGGAAAGCTTACTCGTGGTTTGGGAGCAGGTGCCAATCCCGAGGTAGGAAAAAAAGCTGCTGAAGAAAGCAAAGAGCAGATTGAAGAAGCGCTTAAAGGTGCCGATATGGTTTTCGTAACTGCTGGAATGGGCGGCGGTACAGGAACAGGGGCTGCTCCTGTCATAGCGGGCATCGCTAAAGATCTAGGGGCTCTTACAGTGGGTGTAGTTACACGTCCATTTACTTTCGAAGGCCGAAAACGTGCAACACAGGCACAAGGCGGCATTTCATCCATGAAGGAATCGGTTGACACACTGATCGTCATTCCGAACGACCGCCTCCTTGAAATCGTCGATAAAAGCACGCCGATGCTTGAAGCATTCCGTGAAGCCGATAATGTACTTCGTCAAGGTGTACAAGGGATTTCAGATTTAATTGCTGTTCCAGGTCTTATTAACTTGGACTTTGCCGATGTGAAGACAATCATGTCCAACAAAGGTTCCGCACTTATGGGAATCGGGATTTCCTCAGGGGAAAACCGTGCGGCGGAAGCGGCGAAAAAAGCCATTTCCAGTCCGTTGCTTGAAACATCGATTGATGGTGCCCAAGGCGTACTGATGAATATTACAGGTGGCACGAACCTAAGTCTTTTTGAAGTCCAGGAAGCGGCCGATATCGTGGCTACTGCATCCGATCAAGACGTCAACATGATTTTTGGTTCTGTTATCAATGAAAACCTTAAAGATGAAATCGTCGTTACGGTAATTGCAACAGGCTTTAACGAGGTTGAAGCTTCAATACGGCCTACTGGACGTCCAACACTCGGACAACAGCAGCAATCAAGACCTCAGACACAACAAACGCCACAGCCAAACGTGAAGCGTGAAGTGAAGAGAGAAGAAGTCAATGAACAGCCTGCACGTAATGCCAATCAAGGTGATGAGGCCCTGGATATTCCAACCTTCCTCCGTAACCGTAATAGACGCCGTTAATATCGACGTCATATGCCGTTCCCATTTGGGGACGGTTTTTTGTCGTTAATAATGTGAACTCTTAAAAGCAATTGATCGACCTTACGGTCTGATTGAAGTGGGGGATTC
The DNA window shown above is from Peribacillus sp. FSL P2-0133 and carries:
- the murB gene encoding UDP-N-acetylmuramate dehydrogenase, with protein sequence MDNVIKQLTEMKIGKVLEQEPLANHTTMKIGGPADLFIVPSSIENIEKTMKVIKENGIPWTVIGRGSNLLVSDGGIEGAVLKLGKGLDHLEINGPEIKAGAGVSLVSLSVQISKKGYAGLEFASGIPGSVGGAVYMNAGAHGSDMSEILKEAHVLFEDGTLAWLSKEEMEFSYRTSLLQKKRPGIVLEAIFQLTEGDKTEIVERMQNNKNYRKDTQPYNLPCAGSIFRNPLPHHAGKLVENAGLKGHSIGGAQISPMHGNFIVNTGNGSAADVQALIQHVKDTVYDKFEVEMETEVEIIGRK
- a CDS encoding FtsQ-type POTRA domain-containing protein, which gives rise to MEKGKIVSIEDRIPKLKQLRKSKANRRLVLLLSLFFILVACVLYFLSPLSYVKSVQVEGNRYITSKQIIKLSKVKKDRSIWKVDTGEAAANIKKNQEIKSVKVTPIFPNSIKITVSEHNRMAYLSNNGKFAPILENGSVLEELATGEIPVFAPVLIGFKEGKALKLLLEELDKLPIEIQNAISEIHYAPTKTDVYHIVMYMNDGFEVSATSRTLYEKMIHYPSIVSQLDPNVKGVIDLEVGSYFKAYEDADQKEDTNEEN
- a CDS encoding DUF881 domain-containing protein; this encodes MRKINGKRVVLPLVCVVLGFMIAFSYNLTKEGEGAGKDKAWDQEYELRQKLIEQEKQNRELQKELLQKQENVSQIEKDLAQEKQLFFNLAKDTEKYRMFLGKVKVKGSGLQVTLEDGTDMDSEANVNNYLVHEQHVFKVVNELYISGAEAVAINGQRLNHDSYIICNGPVITIDGHQHPAPFIISAIGDPDVLGASLDLPGGIKEQLVNENIIFTVEKQKNIIFDPIIGG
- a CDS encoding DUF881 domain-containing protein; this translates as MKKKLSFSLVTLIAGFMLAIQFNLVNQPVVSDTRDMWELKNDLLKEQQTQADLIEGIGKLEGKIASYETKKNESKEEVLRDTLTELKTDAGLTEIKGNGVIVSIQPIKADLLLGERVEYISPVLIIRLINEMYRYGADEISISGQRYISTSVIRDINGQPKMDGYPLVHYPVEIQAITVNPKKLKQRIEGSELMDDFFIDNFEVQINVPSGELTLPAYQNAINVEHMEPIMDGGES
- a CDS encoding small basic family protein, whose translation is MWLPVFGLLIGITLGFLVDFDIPHEYSNYLSIAVLAAFDTLFGGIRAHLQNLYDEVVFVTGFFFNIVLAAGLAFLGVHLGVDLYLAAIFVFGVRLFQNIALIRRILIEKWSISRKKQKKNL
- the ftsA gene encoding cell division protein FtsA is translated as MNSNEIYVSLDIGTSSVKVIIGEMVNDTLNIIGVGNVKSEGLKKGSIVGIDETVQSIQKAIEQAERMIGMEIKNVIVGISGNHVTLQPCHGVVAVSSDNKEITEHDVFRVREAAELITIPSDREIIDVVPIHYKVDELDEISDPRGMIGVRLEMRGILITGLRTILHNTLRCVERAGLEITDIALQPLAAGSLVLSKDEKELGVALVDIGGGSTTLAIFEQGYLQYTSVIPIGGETLTKDLSIVLRTTMEEAEKIKVKHGHAFYDDASEDEVFQIPIIGSDQQQTCNQLMLSDIIEARVTEIFELIQDDLKRLGFQDIPGGFVLTGGVVKMPGVLELAQYVFQNRVRTAEPNYIGVREPQYTTAVGLIKHACKKERMQKNTANKTPVAAGQAQEDNDQRSQKVSQKNKENTAKKQGEKGESKFKKILGYFFE
- the ftsZ gene encoding cell division protein FtsZ; the encoded protein is MLEFDSNLEQLATIKVIGVGGGGNNAVNRMIEHGVQGVEFISVNTDAQALNLSKAEIKMQIGGKLTRGLGAGANPEVGKKAAEESKEQIEEALKGADMVFVTAGMGGGTGTGAAPVIAGIAKDLGALTVGVVTRPFTFEGRKRATQAQGGISSMKESVDTLIVIPNDRLLEIVDKSTPMLEAFREADNVLRQGVQGISDLIAVPGLINLDFADVKTIMSNKGSALMGIGISSGENRAAEAAKKAISSPLLETSIDGAQGVLMNITGGTNLSLFEVQEAADIVATASDQDVNMIFGSVINENLKDEIVVTVIATGFNEVEASIRPTGRPTLGQQQQSRPQTQQTPQPNVKREVKREEVNEQPARNANQGDEALDIPTFLRNRNRRR